In Symphalangus syndactylus isolate Jambi chromosome 9, NHGRI_mSymSyn1-v2.1_pri, whole genome shotgun sequence, the genomic stretch GGAAATGGAACCTAAACTGAGTCTTGAAAGTCCCCTTCCAGATAAGAGGGGCTGGGTCCTTCAGGTGGGAGGGGACAGCCCGAGTAAAGCCCAGGGCTGAAACACAGCCTGGTTTGCAAGAACAAGCAGTTCTGGGTCGTCTGCCCTGGGTGGGGCTGCACCTTGGACCCAGCCTGTAGGCAGAGGCTGGCTAGACCCCGAGGACTTCAGGCAAGAGAGGGACAGATTTGCCTTCTGTGTAGAGATCGCCCTCTGGTGGCCACATGGAGGATAGCAGGAGAGAACAGCCCCGAAAGAAAGCGACAGGCTGAGCTCAAAACGCTGCAAATGcagcttcttcttcctcttttttaaaagacGGGTTTTGggccgggtttggtggctcacgcctgtaaccccagtactttaggaggccgaggcgggcagatcacgcgatcaggagatcgagaccatcctggcaaacactgtgaaaccccgtctctactaaaaaaaaatacaaaaaattagccaggcgtggtggcaggcgcctgtagtcccagctacttgggaggctgagccaggagaacggcgtgaacccgggaggcggagcttgcagtcagccgagatcgcgccactgcactccagcctgggcgacagggcgagactccgtctcaaaaaataataaaataaaataaaataaaataaaaaataaaagacgggttttgctctgttgcccaggctggtgctgtggtgcaatcttggctcagcctgtaactcctggcctcaagcaatcctcccatcttggcttctcAAACTCTGGGATGACAGATGCGTACTACCATACCCGGCCCATCCTCAGTGTCTGGAAAATGTGCCCACTGGAGAAATCTATTGGCCGGATTGTGATTGGTTGGATGCTCCCACggcaggaaagagggaaggacaaGTGGCCACGTCGAGGCCTGCCTGAACTCCAAGGGTATCCAGGCCGAGGTTGCTCAAACCCAgagctgatttatttttatttttatttacttttattttttgacacagtctcactctgtcgcccaggctggagtgcagcggtgcaatcttggctcactgcagcctccgcctccgggttcaagcgattctcctgcctcaacctccggagtagttgggattacagacacctgtcactacgcccagctaatttttgtatttttggtagagacggggtttcactatgttggccaggctggtcttgaattcctggtctcaggtgatcctcctgccttggccttctaaagtgctgggcttacaggcatgagccactatgcctggcctgaatGAAACATTTCTATGCTCCAACTTAAAATGAGAATCTTATTATCTGAGAATCTTATTATCTgagattaaaatgaaattattgttATCTGAGAATCACCCAGGGAAGTCGTGGGACTGCCCAGATTTTCATCCAATAAAGGGAAAATTCTTCCCACAAATAAATTTTATAGGACAGTAGAAGCAATTATAGGGCATTCCAATTACATTTCAATGAGTTATTCTTGATGAAGTCCTGGATACACAAAGCCAGCCAGCGAATAGGATTGACCAAAGTCAGAGGATGCTGTGACCACCCCAGagctctttttgtttgtctgtttgtttgtttgagatgggtctcgctttgttacccaggctggagtgcagtggcacaatctcggcttactgcagccttgacctcctaggctcaagagagtctcccacctctgcctcctaaggaGCTGGGATGACAATcataagccatcacacctggctaatttctagtatttttcttttttctttcttttttggccggagtttcactcttgtcgcccaggctggagtacaatggtgcgctcttggctcaccacaacctccgcctcccgggttcaagcaattctcctgcctcagcctcctgagtagctgggtctacaggagaacaccaccacacccagctaatttttgaatttttagtagagacagagtttcaccatgttggccaggatggtcttgatctcttgaccttgtgatccacttgcctcagcctcccaaagtgctggaattataggcgtgagaggCAGCGCCCGGCCGTAAGCTGTGTTCTTAACTCTGTCTTTCCTTCCCTGGGGATGGTACCATTTCCCCGTCCTGTTAAGTGCCCTTGACTGCTCTTATCTTTAGCTCTTGGAATTCTGCCATCTACCCTAACTTCACCTCCACCTAAATCCTGCTCACTCTACAAAGCCTGCCTCTCCATGCATCCTCCCTCCTAACTCCATCCCAATGCCCAACAGCTCTTCGCTAAGCAGATGCCTTTATTTACAGACAAAGAAGTAAACAGGCAAAAGGAAGaggcttgtccaaggtcatgccACAGATGAACTCTCACTGGGAAGACAGTTCAGGGTCCTGATACCCAATCTAAGGTAGCAGCTTTGTAGCACATCAAGATGGGGGCGGGTCATGCCTGGCCATGTTCACTTCCAGAATGATTATAGCtttaacaacattttttttttttttttgagatggaatctcactctgttgtccagactggagtgcaacggtgtgatctcagctcactgcaacctctgcctcctgagttcaagtgattctcctgtctcagcctcccgggtagctgggattataggcatgagccaccatgcccggctaatttttgtatttttagtagagaggcggttttgccattttggccaggctggtcttgaactcctgacctcaggtgatccacctgcctcagcttcccaaagtgttgggattacggacatgagccaccatacccagcctactATAGCtttaacaatcttttttttttttgagattgagtctcgctgtgttgcccaggctggagtactgtggtgtgatctcagctcactgcagcctccacctcctgggttcgagcaagtctcctgcctcagcctcccaagtagctgggattacaggcacataccaccatgcccggctaattaacaacattattttttaatttttgtagaaatgaagtctcactatgttgcccaggctggtcttcaactcctgggctcaaacgatcctcccaccttggcctcccaaagtgctgggattacaggcgtggggcACTGCGCTGGGCCCAGAACTACCTTTTATGGGAGGCATGGAGTCCACAGTGGGTGGAGGTCTCAGTGCCTTGGGCTCAGGGGCTCAGCGAAAGGCCTCGGCCAGGCCTAGATGAAGGTGAGGCAGGTGGAGGCGGGGACCCCACAGCTTTCCTTGTGCTCCTCGAAGAGCTGCTCCAGGGCCGTCATGTAGAGGGTGTGATAGTGATTGACTTCTGCCTCGGAGGGGTGGAGGCGCTGGGGGACGGGGATGGGGCGGCCCACTGCAGGGAGAGGGAGACATAGGTGGGCGAGGGATCCCTGATGCCCACACAGCTGCTGGTGGCCATCCCCCCGGAGGTGGGCACTCACCCACAGTGGTGATGGGCACAGCAAAGGGCAGCAGGCCCCAGGAGGTGGCTGAGAAGAGACCACGACCCCAGAAGATGCAAGGAGAGAAGCCCGTGAGCTTCTTGAAGGTGAGCTGGCACCAATGCTGCCAGGAGCCTGTGGCAAAAGCCTTCAGTCTAAAGATGTCATTCTCCCCAAAGGAGTACATGGGCACCAGGGACGCCCTgggaaggagcaagagagaagaggGGGCTCAGGCTGCTGGACTGCTCCGAGATGGGCACCCCAGGGGCTACAAGTCCCTCCCACTATGTCCAGATGCTACCTCCCAGGGTCATTCAAAGCACATGACTATGGCTACAAAGAAAGATCTAGAAGACAGGActcacatttctttctctttctttttctttgttttagagaGAGGGCCTTGTGGCTaaccacacctgtaatcccagcactttgggaggccgaggtgggaggatcatttgaggtcaggagctggagaccagcctggacaacatggtgaaacccccatctctgcaaaaatataaaaattagccaggtgtggaggtgtgtacctgtaattccagctactacagaggctaaggcacaagaatcacttgaacctgggaggcagaggttgcagtgagccaagattgcaccactgcacttcagtctgggtgacagagtgagactgtctcaaaaaataaataggctgggtgtggtggctcacgcctgtaatcccaatactttgggaggctgaggtgggtggatcacctgaggtcaggagttcgagaccaccctgaccaatatggtgaaatcccatttctactaaaaatacaaaaattagccagacgtggtgatgtgcacctgtagtcccaggtacttcggaggctgagagaggagaactgcttgaacttgggaggtggaggttgcagtgagccgagatcgcaccactgcactccagcctgggcgacagaacaagactccatctccaaaaattaaaaattagaaaatttaaaataaatacataattaaatttttttaaaaaagacaaggccttgctctcttgcccaggctggagggcagtgatgcaatcatagctcaccgcagcctcaacctcctcggctcaagccattctcccacctcagcctcccgaatagctgaaaCTTCGGGcgtgcgctaccacacctggctaattttttttttatttttgtagagatgaggtctccctatgttgcccaggctggtcttgaactcctggcttcaagtgatcttcctgccttggcctcccaaagcgctgggattacaggtgtgaaccaccacccccagccaggaCTCACATTTCTTGAGACACAATTGTGTAGTGGGCCTTCTCATAGTCATTTTCTCATTCGGTCTTTGCAATAACAACATTGTGGCAAGGTAGGTATCAGCCCTCTTCACAAGCAAAGAAACAagtccggccgggcacggtggctcacgcctataatcccagcactttgggaggccgaggtgggcggatcacttgaggccaggaattcgagaccagcctggccaaaatggtgaaaccccgtctctactaaaaatacaaaaattagccctgtgtggtgatgggcgcctgtggtcccacctactcgggaggctgaggcaggagaatcatttgaacccgggaggcggaggttgcagtgagccgagaccacgccattgcactccaaggtgggcgacagagcgagactccgtctcaacaacaataacaaaaaaaaggaacaagtgCAAGGGCTTGCCTTTGAGATGGGGTCAGAGAGGGAAGCCAGGGCTTCTGAGCCCGAGGGCCCTGCTATTTGCATTATGGTCCTGTCTCCACGGAGGTGGGAGGGAGCCTGGGGTAAGCGGGCCCCATGTTTGGTACCGAGTCATGCCCTGGAGAGCCCACGTGGGCCTCGGTGCAGGGCACGGCGCTGGTCTCTGGGCACCCAGATCCCCCCTGCAGGGACCTAGATGTCTGGGGACTGAGGGAGGGCATAAACCAGCAGAGAACTGACAGGTAGGGCCTGCATGCGCGCACTCACCCGTGCCTCAGCGCCAGGCGCACGAAGCCTTTGCGCTTCTGGAGCGTGAGGCAGTGCTCCCCGGGGACTGAATACAGGGCCTCGTGCGCACCCCCCACCATGATGACCACGGCCTGCCCGAGCTGGGGCTGGGACAGGATGAAGTCCAGGCTCTGGCGGCTCACGGGACAGAGTCCTGTGGGCAGGAGGAGGTGGAAAGTAGTTCCCATCTGCCTCCATGGCACCCCCGCCCCTCACCCAGCCTTTAGTTCCGAGCCCCCTACCCCCATCTCCAAGGCAGGGAACCTACCCAAATGCTCACTGCAAGTCTGGCCAATGCTCAGGCTAGCCCCTGTCCTGGGTGGGGGACTTATTATGGGGGGGGGTCCCAGAGGGGCCAGGGAACATCTGGTCAGGAGTCTCCTCCCATTCGGCTCACCAAAGGACATGATGTAGTCGCGATAGACCGGGAGGTAGAAGAGGCCAGCCAGTACGGCTAACCAGGGCCGGAGCCCCGGGAAGAGCTGGGAGAAGCCATTGCTCTCGGTGGAGAAATTACAGAGGAAGCCTGTACACATGATCCCATGAGGGTGGGCGCCCAGCACGTAGTTCCGATCCGGGGGCAGCTCTGCCGTTTTCACCAGCTTCGGGGTGTTGAGGAGGATGAAGGGAGGATGGAAGGCAAGACACCAGCTGAAAAGAGGGGCCCTCCACCCCAACAGAGTTCCGAGTTAAGGGTTCTTAGGATAGGGTCAAGGgcccaggttttttgttttttttttttttttttgagacggagtcttgctctgtagcccaggctgaagtgcagcctcacgacctcggctcactgcaacctttgcctctcggTCCccgttcaagctattctcctgcctcagcctcccgagtagctgggattacaggcacgtgaaactatgcccagctaatttttgtatttttagtagagacagggtttcaccatattggccaggttggtcttgaacgcctgacctcgtgatctgcccgccttggcctcacacagtgctgggattacaggagtgagccacctcacccactctctctctcttttttttttttttgaggcagtgtttcactcttgttgcccaggctggagtgcaatggcgtcatctcagctcaccacaacctctgcctcccgggttcaagcaattctcctgcctcagcctccagagtagctgggattacaggcatgtgccaccatgtctggctaatttgttttgtatttttagtagagatggggtttctccatgttggtcaggctggtctcgaactcctgacctcaggtgatccacccacctcagtctcccaaagtgctaggactaaaggcttgagccaccacaaccgccttttttttttttttttttagagacaaggtctcactctgttgctcaggctggagtacagtggtgcaatcatggctcactgcagcctccaactcctgggctcaagcgatcctcccacctcggcctcccaaagtgcttggattacaggcatgagccatggtgccccaCCAAGGCCCCGCTCTTGAATATCATCCATTCcca encodes the following:
- the MOGAT3 gene encoding 2-acylglycerol O-acyltransferase 3 isoform X2, translating into MGVATAPLPPATSKTLQKQHLEAVGAYQYVLTFLFMGPFFSLLVFVLLFTSLWPFSVFYLVWLYVDWDTPNQGGRRSEWIRNQAIWRQLRDYYPVKLVKTAELPPDRNYVLGAHPHGIMCTGFLCNFSTESNGFSQLFPGLRPWLAVLAGLFYLPVYRDYIMSFGLCPVSRQSLDFILSQPQLGQAVVIMVGGAHEALYSVPGEHCLTLQKRKGFVRLALRHGGPPHPRPPAPPPLRGRSQSLSHPLHDGPGAALRGAQGKLWGPRLHLPHLHLGLAEAFR
- the MOGAT3 gene encoding 2-acylglycerol O-acyltransferase 3 isoform X1, with translation MGVATAPLPPATSKTLQKQHLEAVGAYQYVLTFLFMGPFFSLLVFVLLFTSLWPFSVFYLVWLYVDWDTPNQGGRRSEWIRNQAIWRQLRDYYPVKLVKTAELPPDRNYVLGAHPHGIMCTGFLCNFSTESNGFSQLFPGLRPWLAVLAGLFYLPVYRDYIMSFGLCPVSRQSLDFILSQPQLGQAVVIMVGGAHEALYSVPGEHCLTLQKRKGFVRLALRHGASLVPMYSFGENDIFRLKAFATGSWQHWCQLTFKKLTGFSPCIFWGRGLFSATSWGLLPFAVPITTVVGRPIPVPQRLHPSEAEVNHYHTLYMTALEQLFEEHKESCGVPASTCLTFI